One stretch of Arachis hypogaea cultivar Tifrunner chromosome 20, arahy.Tifrunner.gnm2.J5K5, whole genome shotgun sequence DNA includes these proteins:
- the LOC112734982 gene encoding glutathione transferase GST 23: MGSKDVKVVSYWASPFGKRAEWALKLKGVEYDYIEEDIYNKSDLLLELNPVHKKVPVLVHGNKAIAESFVILEYIDETWKQYPLMPHDPYQRAHARFWAISAEQKVGEGSWIALIKSGEEKEKALDTASEVLEKIEEEIKGKKFFGGDNIGYLDIALGWIPCIIPLWEEVGSMQIIDPLKLPAINEWMTNFLNHPVVKDSLPPRDKALDYFHSLKKKNAPN, translated from the exons ATGGGAAGCAAAGATGTGAAGGTGGTTAGCTATTGGGCGAGTCCGTTCGGTAAAAGAGCTGAGTGGGCATTGAAACTGAAGGGTGTGGAATATGACTACATAGAAGAAGATATATACAACAAGAGCGACCTCCTTCTTGAGCTGAACCCGGTTCACAAGAAGGTTCCAGTTCTTGTACATGGCAACAAGGCAATCGCGGAATCATTTGTGATCCTTGAATACATCGATGAAACATGGAAGCAGTATCCATTGATGCCTCACGATCCTTATCAAAGAGCTCATGCTCGCTTTTGGGCTATTTCTGCTGAACAAAAG GTTGGGGAAGGCTCATGGATTGCACTGATTAAAAGCggagaagaaaaggaaaaggctcTGGATACAGCCTCAGAGGTACTTGAGAAGATAGAGGAAGAGATCAAGGGTAAGAAATTCTTTGGAGGGGACAACATTGGATACCTCGACATTGCACTTGGATGGATCCCTTGCATTATTCCCCTTTGGGAGGAAGTTGGGTCAATGCAAATAATTGACCCTCTGAAATTGCCAGCCATCAATGAATGGATGACCAATTTCCTCAACCACCCTGTGGTCAAGGACTCCTTGCCCCCAAGAGACAAGGCCCTTGATTACTTCCACTCTctcaaaaagaaaaatgctcCTAATTAA
- the LOC112734985 gene encoding uncharacterized protein, translating to MARLRFGVQHLLNPFLPYLAEVPQASTNLPFRNMLINTVAFWLTFLFWSHLSLSRIHSTKDADPFHLMRRIFASSPRTFMELGIYPIVISRYMMDFLAGYQRPTIINSYQMILGIIITIVQAFGCIKYGLYGQLGWEDSLFVIGQILFGGITVIYLDQFFQKGYGLISTGVTPFIAANICGSIIWKAFSFTTIKSGRGAEFEGAVTELVHVLITRTDKVGALQEAFFRQNLPNVFNLLLTIVIFLLVVYFDRFYFGLRVRSTNIRGARNTIPIKLFYTSYMPIILQSSSVSIIYLFSQYLHWNFSSSLFTSILGTWKLCEHSGQFIPAGGLAYYVTPPASLANMLADPIHGILYVAFMLGGCALISKAWIEVTGRSSKRLLKKLRKQQLTLDGERNLNMGRKLNLYVVTAAVYGGMCIGALTVLGDLMMGSFGTGAEIVLAATILCELSDTLEREHRR from the exons ATGGCAAGATTACGGTTCGGAGTTCAGCATTTGCTTAATCCATTTCTTCCGTATCTTGCAGAAGTGCCGCAAGCTTCCACGAATCTCCCCTTTAGGAACATGCTGATAAACACTGTGGCCTTTTGGTTAACCTTTCTTTTCTGGAGCCATCTTTCTCTTTCTAGAATACATTCAACTAAGGATGCTGATCCCTTTCATCTGATGCGCCGCATCTTTGCATCAAGCCCCAGGACATTTATGGAGCTTGGCATCTATCCAATTGTTATTTCCAGATATATGATGGACTTCTTGGCAGGATATCAGCGTCCTACAATAAT AAATTCATATCAGATGATCCTGGGAATCATCATTACAATTGTTCAAGCCTTTGGCTGTATCAAATATGGACTGTATGGCCAACTCGGATGGGAGGATAGTCTCTTTGTAATAGGTCAAATTTTATTTGGAGGAATAACTGTCATATACCTTGATCAATTTTTTCAGAAAGGATATGGTCTCATTAGTACTGGAGTCACACCATTCATCGCTGCGAATATATGTGGGAGCATAATTTGGAAAGCTTTTAGCTTCACAACAATCAAGAGTGGCAGGGGAGCTGAATTTGAAGGTGCTGTTACAGAACTAGTCCATGTCCTTATTACTAGGACAGACAAAGTTGGTGCTCTCCAAGAGGCATTCTTTCGACAGAATCTTCCAAATGTCTTCAACCTGCTTCTTACAATCGTGATCTTCCTTCTTGTCGTTTATTTTGATCGTTTTTACTTTGGTCTTCGTGTGAGATCAACTAATATTAGAGGGGCAAGGAACACAATTCCAATTAAGCTTTTCTATACCTCTTACATGCCCATCATTCTTCAATCTTCTTCTGTTTCCATTATCTACTTGTTCTCCCAG TATCTGCATTGGAATTTCAGTTCAAGTCTCTTCACAAGCATACTGGGAACATGGAAGTTGTGCGAGCATTCGGGCCAATTTATTCCTGCCGGCGGTCTAGCCTATTATGTCACGCCACCAGCAAG CTTGGCAAACATGCTGGCCGATCCTATCCATGGTATTCTCTATGTGGCGTTTATGCTTGGAGGTTGCGCATTGATCTCAAAGGCATGGATTGAAGTTACTGGTCGTTCTTCCAAACGTCTACTTAAGAAGCTTCGG AAACAACAATTGACGTTGGATGGAGAGAGGAACTTAAATATGGGAAGGAAACTGAATCTCTATGTAGTTACTGCTGCAGTTTATGGTGGAATGTGCATTGGGGCGTTAACTGTGCTTGGAGACTTGATGATGGGTTCATTTGGCACAGGAGCTGAGATCGTGCTTGCTGCTACCATCTTATGTGAGTTGTCTGACACATTAGAGAGGGAACATCGCCGCTGA
- the LOC140172890 gene encoding probable glutathione S-transferase: MGSQKEEVKLISFLCSPVCRRVEWGLRLKGIDYEYIEEDIFNKSNLLLELNPVHKKVPVLVHGNKAIAESLVILEYMDETWKQYPLLPQDPYERALVRFWIKFADEKVMYGGYVAMISIGEEQEKRVNEVRKGMDKLEELIKGKRFFGGDRIGFLDIALGWITYLLPVWEEVGSTKILDPLKCPAISAWVNNILNHPLLKDCLPPKDDLLAYNHRRRKQFNPSLYD; this comes from the exons ATGGGAAGCCAAAAGGAGGAGGTGAAGCTTATAAGCTTTTTGTGTAGTCCAGTTTGTCGCAGAGTTGAATGGGGTCTGAGACTGAAGGGTATTGATTACGAGTACATAGAAGAAGACATCTTCAACAAGAGCAACCTCCTTTTGGAGCTGAACCCTGTCCACAAAAAGGTTCCTGTTCTTGTTCATGGTAACAAGGCAATTGCCGAGTCCCTCGTCATCCTCGAATACATGGATGAAACATGGAAGCAATATCCACTTCTGCCTCAAGATCCTTATGAAAGAGCTCTTGTACGTTTTTGGATCAAGTTTGCCGATGAAAAG GTTATGTACGGTGGATATGTTGCAATGATATCGATCGGGGAGGAGCAGGAAAAGAGAGtgaatgaggtgaggaaaggaaTGGACAAGTTAGAAGAACTGATCAAAGGGAAGAGATTCTTTGGAGGTGACAGGATTGGATTCCTTGACATAGCACTTGGATGGATCACTTACTTGCTCCCTGTTTGGGAGGAGGTTGGGTCTACGAAGATTCTGGATCCACTCAAGTGTCCTGCCATCTCTGCTTGGGTCAACAACATTCTCAATCACCCTCTCCTCAAGGACTGCCTCCCCCCTAAGGATGACTTGCTTGCTTATAACCACCGTCGCAGAAAGCAGTTCAATCCTTCTCTTTATGATTAA
- the LOC112734990 gene encoding probable glutathione S-transferase, with protein MGSEDVKLFNFHASPFGQRVIWALKLKGVDYECIEEDIFNKSNLLLELNPVHKKVPVLVHCNKPIAESLVILEYIDETWKQYPLMPQNPYQRAHARFWANFAEHKLLVAARIARLSSEEEQEKAVNEAREAMEKIEEEIKGKKFFGGDKIGYLDIVIGWISYWIPVWEEVGSMKILDPLKFPAINAWITNFLSHPIINDTLPQRDKMVVYYHSRRKEVSPS; from the exons ATGGGAAGCGAAGATGTGAAGCTGTTCAACTTTCATGCGAGTCCATTTGGTCAGAGGGTGATTTGGGCTCTGAAACTAAAGGGTGTTGATTATGAGTGCATAGAAGAAGACATCTTCAACAAGAGCAACCTCCTCCTTGAGTTGAACCCCGTTCACAAGAAGGTGCCTGTTCTTGTTCATTGCAACAAACCAATTGCAGAATCACTTGTGATCCTTGAATACATCGATGAAACATGGAAGCAGTATCCGTTGATGCCTCAGAATCCTTATCAAAGAGCTCATGCTCGCTTTTGGGCTAATTTTGCTGAACATAAG CTTTTGGTGGCTGCCCGGATCGCAAGGCTTAGTAGTGAGGAAGAACAGGAAAAGGCTGTGAATGAGGCAAGGGAAGCAATggagaagatagaagaagaaattAAGGGGAAGAAATTCTTTGGAGGGGACAAGATAGGTTACCTTGACATTGTAATTGGATGGATCTCTTACTGGATTCCTGTTTGGGAGGAAGTTGGATCAATGAAGATATTAGACCCTTTGAAATTCCCAGCcatcaatgcatggatcaccaattTCCTCAGCCATCCTATCATCAACGACACTCTGCCCCAAAGAGACAAAATGGTTGTTTACTACCACAGTCGCAGAAAGGAAGTGTCTCCATCTTGA
- the LOC112734988 gene encoding glutathione transferase GST 23-like — MGSKDVKVLNFWVSPFGKRVEWALKLKGVEYEYIEEDISNKSNLLLELNPVYKKVPVLVHGNKAIAESFVILEYIDETWKQYPLMPHDPYERAHARFWATSAQQKLGKEGSWTALIKSGEEKEKALNTASEVLEKLEEEIKGKKFFGGDNIGYLDIALGWISYIIPIWEEVGSIQIIDRLKFPAINEWMTNFLNHPVVKDSLPPRDKALDYYHLSVKKHTPN; from the exons ATGGGAAGCAAAGATGTGAAGGTGTTGAACTTTTGGGTGAGTCCGTTCGGTAAAAGAGTTGAGTGGGCACTGAAACTGAAGGGTGTGGAATACGAGTACATAGAAGAAGATATATCCAACAAGAGCAACCTCCTTCTTGAGCTGAACCCGGTTTACAAGAAGGTTCCAGTTCTTGTTCATGGCAACAAGGCAATCGCGGAGTCATTTGTGATCCTCGAATACATCGATGAAACATGGAAGCAGTACCCGTTGATGCCTCACGATCCTTATGAAAGGGCTCATGCTCGCTTTTGGGCTACTTCTGCTCAACAAAAG CTTGGGAAGGAAGGGTCATGGACTGCGCTGATTAAGAGCggagaagaaaaggaaaaggctcTGAATACAGCCTCAGAGGTACTTGAGAAGTTAGAGGAAGAGATTAAGGGTAAGAAATTCTTTGGAGGGGACAACATTGGATACCTCGACATTGCACTTGGTTGGATCTCTTACATTATTCCCATCTGGGAGGAAGTTGGGTCAATACAAATAATTGATCGTCTGAAATTCCCAGCCATCAATGAATGGATGACCAATTTCCTCAACCACCCTGTGGTCAAGGATTCCTTGCCCCCAAGAGACAAGGCCCTTGATTACTACCACCTCTCAGTAAAGAAACATACTCCTAATTAA
- the LOC112734987 gene encoding glutathione transferase GST 23, producing MGSEDVKVLCFWASPFSLRVEWALKLKGVEYEYIEEDIYNKNTLLLELNPIHKKVPVLVHGSKPIVESFVILEYIDETWKQHPLLPQDPYQRAHARFWANFAEHKLLYASFIAMVASGDDTEKALNVARDSVEKIEQEIKGKKFFGGDNIGYLDIALGWISYWIPVYEEVGSMQILDPLRFPAINAWMTNFLNHPVIKDRLPPRDDMVAYIHTRKKIMSPTYHDLMKYL from the exons ATGGGAAGCGAAGATGTGAAGGTGCTGTGCTTTTGGGCGAGTCCATTTTCCTTACGGGTTGAATGGGCTCTGAAACTGAAGGGTGTGGAATATGAGTACATAGAAGAAGATATATACAACAAGAACACCCTCCTTCTGGAGCTGAACCCCATTCACAAGAAGGTTCCGGTTCTTGTTCATGGCAGCAAACCAATAGTTGAGTCATTTGTCATCCTTGAATACATCGATGAAACATGGAAGCAGCATCCATTgcttcctcaggatccttatcaAAGAGCTCATGCTCGCTTTTGGGCTAATTTTGCTGAACATAAG CTATTATATGCTTCATTCATTGCCATGGTCGCGAGTGGGGATGACACCGAAAAGGCTCTGAATGTAGCAAGAGACTCGGTAGAAAAGATAGAACAAGAGATTAAGGGGAAGAAATTCTTTGGAGGGGACAACATTGGATACCTTGACATTGCACTTGGATGGATATCTTACTGGATCCCTGTTTATGAGGAAGTTGGATCAATGCAGATATTAGATCCTTTGAGATTCCCAGCCATCAATGCATGGATGACCAATTTCCTCAACCACCCTGTGATCAAGGACAGATTGCCTCCTAGAGATGACATGGTTGCTTACATCCACACTCGCAAGAAGATTATGTCTCCTACTTACCATGACTTGATGAAGTATCTTTGA
- the LOC112734983 gene encoding probable glutathione S-transferase, which produces MERREDVKLFNFHASPFGQRVIWALKLKGVDYECIEEDIFNKSNLLLELNPVHKKVPVLVHCNKPIAESLVILEYIDETWKQYPLMPQNPCQRAHARFWANFAEHKLLDAAWMAMRSSGEEQEKAVNEAREAVEKLEEEIKGKRFFGRDYIGFLDIAIGWISYWIPVWEEVGSMKILDPLKFPAINAWITNFLSHPTINDTLPQRDKMVVYYHSRRKEVSPF; this is translated from the exons atggaaagaagagaagatgtGAAGCTGTTCAACTTTCATGCGAGTCCATTTGGTCAGAGGGTGATCTGGGCTCTGAAACTAAAGGGTGTTGATTATGAGTGCATAGAAGAAGACATCTTCAACAAGAGCAACCTCCTCCTTGAGCTGAACCCCGTTCACAAGAAGGTGCCTGTTCTTGTTCATTGCAACAAACCAATTGCAGAATCACTTGTGATCCTTGAATACATCGATGAAACATGGAAGCAGTATCCGTTGATGCCTCAGAATCCTTGTCAAAGAGCTCATGCTCGCTTTTGGGCTAATTTTGCTGAACATAAG CTTTTAGACGCTGCGTGGATGGCAATGCGTAGTAGCGGGGAAGAACAAGAAAAGGCTGTGAATGAGGCAAGAGAAGCAGTGGAGAAGTTAGAAGAAGAAATTAAGGGGAAGAGATTCTTTGGAAGGGACTACATCGGTTTCCTTGACATTGCAATTGGATGGATCTCTTACTGGATTCCTGTTTGGGAGGAAGTTGGATCAATGAAGATATTAGACCCTTTGAAATTCCCAGCcatcaatgcatggatcaccaattTCCTCAGCCATCCTACCATCAACGACACTCTGCCCCAAAGAGACAAAATGGTTGTTTACTACCACAGTCGCAGAAAGGAAGTGTCTCCATTTTGA
- the LOC112735670 gene encoding protein MAIN-LIKE 1-like produces MEDERRLYQLNDVDHVAGTINEDPTRYIYSIRRQQNIPLHDRIIPYLERAGLYHLARLNTHWFWLDEPLVSAFIERWRPETHTFYMPFVECTITLQDVAYQLGLPVDGQAVSACMTDFHLHIEGARPAWEWFQELFGELPPLDKRKL; encoded by the exons ATGGAAGATGAACGGCGGTTGTACCAGCTCAACGACGTTGATCACGTAGCTGGAACCATCAATGAAGAT CCAACCCGATATATTTATAGCATTCGTAGGCAACAGAATATACCGTTACATGATAGGATCATACCTTACTTGGAGAGGGCTGGGTTGTACCACCTGGCTAGGCTGAACACGCATTGGTTCTGGTTGGATGAGCCTCTGGTCAGCGCATTTATCGAGAGGTGGCGGCCTGAGACCCACACTTTCTATATGCCATTCGTAGAGTGTACTATCACGCTCCAGGATGTGGCATATCAGCTGGGGCTGCCCGTGGATGGCCAGGCTGTTTCTGCGTGCATGACTGACTTCCACCTGCACATCGAGGGGGCTAGACCGGCATGGGAGTGGTTCCAGGAGTTATTTGGTGAGCTTCCGCCACTGGATAAGAGAAAGTTATAA
- the LOC112734980 gene encoding protein GRAVITROPIC IN THE LIGHT 1, translating to MAEMETIKPKSALKSKRFAKTFQKVISLRSSATKIASSNGICILNPNNIKDNKGARNRAVMEALVARLFAGVTTIKAAYAELQMAQHPYNNDSIQAADQAVVDELRAISELKRSFIKRDLDLSPQITIMLAEVQEQQSLMKTYEITIKKLQAEVDNKERNISSLKKHLHDCVSFNKSLEKKLNSSGSFSIFDNLKLSALNPTHFVHFLHHALRSIRSFVKMMIREMENAHWDLEAAVNFIHPNALFTKPSHKCFAFESFVSITIFEGFNYPNFNVQNDQTVRHHNKNQSLYFEKFKKLKSLNPKQYLTHNPNSSFAKFLKAKYLQVVHAKMECSLFGNLNQRKMVNSGGYPESPFFTAFAEMAWRVWSLQCLALSFEEEVSIFQVKKNARFSEVYMECVTEDAVSGSCSSGESCDDSDSGELRVGFTVVPGFKMGKTVIQSQVYVSLVGSSSPATF from the coding sequence ATGGCTGAGATGGAAACCATAAAGCCAAAATCAGCATTGAAGAGCAAGAGATTCGCCAAGACATTCCAGAAAGTAATTAGCCTCAGAAGCAGCGCAACAAAAATCGCTTCAAGCAATGGAATCTGCATCCTCAACCCTAACAACATCAAAGACAACAAAGGAGCTCGGAACAGGGCAGTTATGGAGGCGCTGGTGGCGAGGCTCTTCGCAGGAGTGACTACCATTAAAGCAGCATACGCAGAGCTTCAAATGGCTCAGCACCCTTACAACAACGATTCAATACAAGCCGCTGACCAAGCCGTTGTGGATGAACTCAGAGCCATCTCAGAACTCAAACGCAGCTTCATCAAAAGAGACTTGGATCTCTCTCCACAAATCACCATCATGCTCGCAGAGGTTCAAGAACAACAGAGCCTCATGAAGACCTACGAGATCACCATCAAGAAGCTCCAAGCTGAGGTTGACAACAAAGAACGCAACATCTCATCGCTCAAGAAACACCTCCACGACTGCGTTTCCTTCAACAAATCCTTAGAGAAGAAGCTCAACTCCAGCGGCTCCTTCTCCATCTTCGACAACCTTAAACTCTCCGCGCTCAACCCAACGCATTTCGTCCACTTTCTTCACCACGCGTTGAGATCTATAAGGAGCTTCGTCAAGATGATGATAAGGGAAATGGAGAACGCTCATTGGGACCTCGAAGCAGCCGTCAATTTCATCCATCCAAACGCGCTCTTCACGAAACCAAGCCACAAGTGCTTCGCCTTTGAGTCCTTCGTTTCCATAACAATCTTCGAAGGCTTCAACTACCCAAACTTCAATGTCCAAAACGACCAAACCGTTCGCCACCACAACAAAAACCAGAGCCTCTACTTTGAAAAGTTCAAGAAGCTGAAATCACTGAACCCGAAGCAGTACCTAACCCACAACCCGAACTCTTCCTTCGCGAAGTTCTTAAAAGCGAAGTACCTGCAAGTGGTTCATGCGAAGATGGAGTGTTCCTTGTTCGGGAACCTGAACCAGAGGAAGATGGTGAACTCAGGAGGGTACCCTGAGTCTCCCTTCTTCACGGCGTTCGCTGAGATGGCGTGGCGCGTGTGGAGCTTGCAGTGTTTGGCGTTGTCGTTCGAGGAAGAGGTGAGCATCTTCCAGGTGAAGAAGAACGCGAGATTCTCTGAGGTGTACATGGAATGCGTGACGGAGGATGCAGTTTCAGGTTCTTGTTCTTCAGGGGAATCATGTGATGATTCAGATTCAGGGGAGCTTAGGGTGGGGTTCACGGTGGTGCCGGGGTTCAAGATGGGTAAAACCGTCATTCAGAGTCAGGTTTACGTGTCTCTGGTCGGTTCTTCTTCTCCGGCGACTTTCTga